A single Paenibacillus kribbensis DNA region contains:
- a CDS encoding glycosyltransferase family 2 protein yields MADLLLVLSIISIWVAVFQSILIMWGAVRFIFRQSSKDWNIPDPEEMEHFPSVTVMVPAHNEELVIAATGANILRLNYPKDKVQLIVVADNCSDGTAGRLKELKNKEAFRDRDFMIFERTGSGGKSGALNDALEYAKHEWICIFDADAAPERNALYFLIEKAMEEPDAYGAVFGRNKARNRGQNFLSKCINLELVTSQRIYHTGLWELFKLGTIPGTNFIVKTDLIREIGGWDTQAITEDTAISFEILTRGQLIALAPQAEAYQQEPEQLSVYLKQRERWAKGNFSVVIDNIHHLFNRSSWRIKLHVLYYVASYFWFMLAIIVSDVIFVVNLIYGVIALFKPDVAMPFQFVNNLYVYLMIAWGLMYYLFVLQINLALATDIGQSTMQNFILSCISYFTYAQLFLLISLRAFYSMIVDKVTGRKTKWYKTQRFEG; encoded by the coding sequence GTGGCTGATTTACTGTTAGTGTTATCGATTATAAGCATTTGGGTGGCCGTATTCCAGTCGATTCTAATTATGTGGGGCGCGGTTCGGTTTATTTTCAGGCAAAGCAGCAAGGATTGGAACATTCCCGATCCAGAGGAAATGGAGCATTTCCCCAGCGTTACCGTCATGGTCCCCGCACATAATGAAGAATTAGTCATTGCAGCAACTGGGGCAAATATTTTGCGGCTGAATTACCCGAAGGACAAAGTGCAGCTCATCGTTGTTGCCGACAACTGCAGTGACGGTACCGCTGGGAGATTAAAAGAGCTGAAAAACAAGGAGGCATTTCGGGACCGGGATTTTATGATTTTTGAACGGACAGGATCGGGTGGTAAATCCGGAGCGCTTAATGATGCGCTGGAGTATGCCAAACACGAGTGGATTTGCATTTTTGACGCCGACGCGGCGCCCGAGCGGAACGCTTTATACTTTTTGATCGAAAAGGCTATGGAAGAGCCGGATGCTTACGGGGCCGTTTTTGGACGGAACAAGGCAAGAAACCGCGGGCAAAATTTCCTCTCCAAATGCATCAATCTTGAACTGGTTACGTCCCAGCGGATTTATCATACCGGATTGTGGGAGCTGTTCAAGTTGGGGACGATTCCGGGGACGAATTTCATTGTAAAAACGGATTTGATCCGCGAGATCGGCGGATGGGATACGCAGGCGATTACAGAGGATACGGCCATTTCGTTCGAGATTCTGACGAGAGGACAGCTCATTGCGCTAGCGCCCCAGGCGGAAGCTTATCAGCAGGAGCCGGAGCAGCTCAGCGTTTATTTGAAACAGCGGGAGCGGTGGGCCAAAGGAAATTTTTCTGTCGTGATCGACAACATCCATCATTTGTTCAACCGATCAAGCTGGCGCATAAAGCTGCATGTGCTGTACTACGTGGCGAGTTACTTCTGGTTTATGCTGGCCATTATCGTATCGGACGTCATTTTCGTCGTCAATCTGATCTACGGGGTGATCGCGTTGTTCAAACCGGATGTGGCGATGCCGTTTCAGTTTGTAAATAATTTGTATGTCTACCTCATGATTGCCTGGGGATTAATGTATTACCTTTTCGTGCTGCAGATCAATCTGGCGCTGGCGACCGATATTGGACAAAGCACGATGCAAAACTTTATTTTGTCCTGTATATCTTATTTCACTTATGCCCAATTGTTCCTGCTGATTTCCCTGCGCGCTTTCTATTCGATGATCGTCGACAAGGTGACGGGGAGAAAAACCAAGTGGTACAAAACGCAGCGGTTTGAGGGATAA
- a CDS encoding glycerol-3-phosphate responsive antiterminator, which yields MPFQGQRILPAAKHMKQLEGILDSSYEYAVFLDTHVAQLRSLYQLAGSRNKQMLLHADLVQGLKNDEYATEYLCQEIKPFGIISTRSGVIATAKKKGILAVQRVFLLDTIALEKSYALLEKTWPDYIEVLPGIVPPMIKEVSERTGIPILAGGLIRTPEDVEAALAAGATAVTTSNKQLFEHYKK from the coding sequence ATGCCATTTCAGGGACAACGTATTTTGCCTGCTGCCAAGCACATGAAGCAGCTGGAGGGCATTTTGGACAGCTCCTATGAGTATGCGGTTTTTCTGGATACGCATGTAGCGCAGCTGCGCAGCCTGTACCAGCTAGCCGGGAGTCGCAACAAGCAGATGCTTTTGCATGCCGATCTGGTGCAAGGCTTGAAAAATGATGAATATGCAACGGAATATTTGTGTCAGGAGATTAAGCCGTTTGGGATTATCTCGACCCGGTCCGGAGTGATTGCCACGGCTAAAAAGAAGGGAATTCTTGCGGTTCAGCGGGTGTTCCTGCTGGATACGATTGCGCTGGAAAAAAGCTATGCGCTGCTGGAAAAAACATGGCCCGATTACATTGAGGTGCTGCCAGGCATTGTTCCACCCATGATTAAAGAGGTCAGTGAACGTACGGGTATTCCCATATTGGCGGGCGGACTGATTCGTACCCCGGAGGATGTAGAAGCGGCTCTCGCTGCAGGAGCTACAGCAGTGACAACATCCAATAAACAGCTGTTCGAGCATTATAAGAAGTAA